Part of the Candidatus Brocadia sinica JPN1 genome, CTATAACTGGTACAGACACAGTAACGCAAACAGTACAGGGTCTGACTATGCCAAATTACGACGAGCAGGGGAAAGAGGTTGTAATTATGCGTGGAGAAAATACCATCCTTCTGAATGATAATGTCTATAAAATCATTGCTCCGGAAATTGAAGTCCTGGATTCTACAAGGCCTGAAAGTGAAACGTATTCTTTTTTGATCACATCCAACACGGGGGAGATGAATAAGACCTCTGATGAAGGTTATCTCTCCGATAATGTGGTTGTTCATATCGATCCGGAAACCCAGCTCAATACCGACTATTTGAGATACTTACCCGAGAAAAAGTTTGTATATACCGACGACCCTGTTGCCATCAATGGGAAGGGTGTAAAAATAGTAGGACAGGGCTGTGAAATAGATCTTATTAATAAGAAGATGTGGATCAAAAAAGACGCGGAGATGGAAATGGATGGTGTTAAAAACGACCTCTTTTTTCTGTCACAGGACAGCGCCCAGCAAACTGCGCAGAATCAGTCAGATGAAAATGGTACAAGAGAAATGCCATTCGAAAAAACCTTTATCCGCTCGAGCGGACAACTTATTTTTGATAGACACCCCGATGCAAATATTATGACGTTTAACGACAATGTTGAGATTAAAAAGGGTAGTTCGACGGTTTTTTCCGACAAGCTGGTCGTTTTTCTTGACCCGGAAACAAAGAAAACAAAACAGGCCATCGCCAGCGGGAATGTACTCGCATCGCAAGGAACAAAAATTGCCAAGGGAAGTTTTTTGACCTGGGATGTCAATACTCAAAGCGCAATTCTGGAAGACGCGCAGAAGGCAGAATTTGTCGAAGATAATCTGAATATTGACGCGCAGAAAATGATTTTCTATAAGGATATGGGTAAAATAGACGTTCCGAGTTCCGGTAGCTTAAAAGCTACGATGAAAGAAAAAGAGGGTAAAAAAAAGGCGTTTGCGGAAACAGGGAATGACGACAAAAATATTCGTGTGAAATGGGATGGGAAAATGAATTTTTTGGATGATACACGAGAGGCAAATTTTGAAAAGAATGTTGAGGTAAGGAAGGAAAATTCAACCTTATCATGTGATAATCTTAAAGTAACGTTTAACGATCATGATTATAACCTGCAGACTTTGAAGGCTACAGAAAAAATACACATCCTTGACAAGAAGGGCAACTTATTCAAAGAGGCCGTTGGAGATCAGGCCACCTGGGATGTAAAAAATAAGGTCACCATCTTACGGGGGCAACCCTTTGCTTTGTTGAGAGAAGGAAACAAAAGACAAATTCTTGCCCCCAGGGTTTTGTTTTATGAGGATGGAAGGAAAGTGTTGTGTGAGGGCAAGGGAAGTTTGTATGAAAAGGGGGAAGAAAAACTTTTTAACGAAAATACTGAGGAAACAGATATAAAAGTGAACTGGGCTAAAAAAATGATCTATTATGACGCATTAAAAAAAACGAGCTTTTATGAAGTGGTGGAGGTTACGAGAGGTGGGCAAAAGTTGAACGGCGACCAGATCGATGCTTATCTGGGCCGTGACAATAAGATAACGAAAATCATTGCCACAGGCAATGTCTATTTTTTTAGCAAGAGTTTGAGTGGCAGTGAAGGGTTAGGGTCACTCTTCACCTGGGATTTAGTAAAAAATGTAGCTATACTGACAGGCAATCCAAATGCGGAATTACGAAAGGAAGGCTCACGAACATTTTCAGAAAAGGTATATTTTGATATGGCTAAAAACCGGGTTACCTGGGAAGGCAGACCACACTGGCAACTCATCAGCAAAGAAACAAAAAGTTCGGAGAAATAAACAGATGCGTTATATTCCAATCGCGATTTCTTTTTTATTAACCTTCCCGGTGGTATCGGTTTTTGCACAGGATACCAGGCAGGTTGAAATCTTTGCGCGTCATGGCGTATTAGAGGATGTGCCGGAAAATACGTTTGCAGCATTAGAAAGGGTTGCCGAGTTAGGTATCGATGGGATTGAAATTGATATTCGGCAAACAAAAGATAATCAGCTTATATTGATGTGCGATGAAACGATCGATAGAACAACCGATGGGAAAGGGCGCGTTGATCAGTTGCTATATGCCGAGATACAACAATATGATGCCGGTTTGTGGCGTGGCATTGCGTTCAGGAAAGAACGGGTGCCCCTGCTTTCCGATGTCCTGAAATTTTGTAAAGTTAACGATCTCAAATTGATCCTGAATGCCAAACAAGCTTGTTTGGAAAAACAAGTGTTGGATCTTGTCAATAAGTTTGGGATGTCTTCGCAGGTATATTTATGGGGGACGCTGAGAAATCTTAACACGGAAGATGCAGAATCCTATGGGAAAGAACTCGTTTTTGTATCGCCGGAGGAAATGGCTGAAGAAAAAATTAATCTGATACACGAGGAAAAGAAATACGCATTTTCGGTTATACTCGAAAATGATGACAGAAAGACCATAAAGGAATGTGTCAAGAGAGGGGCGGATGTTATCCTGGTAGATTATCCCTGTGTTGCCATGGATATCCTGAATATGAAAAGCCAGATAAATGTTAAGGGAAGGCCAGGAAAAAGAGAGATTTCCGGTTCACGGCAAGACGCAAACAACAATGCTGGGTATCTTCAGGGGCAAGTAAAAAATCTGGTAAAAACAATGGAGGGCGCTGACTCTGATAAAGCAAAGACTGCTGCGATGGCGCTGATGGTGTTGCCGCAGAGGTACACGGCGCCCCCTCTTTTAAAACTTCTCGAAGATAAAAAACCACAGGTAAAACAAAACGCTGCCTGGGCGCTCGGATTTTGCGGTGATGATAGTATTGCGGCATACGTACAAGATCTTCTCAAAGACAAAAACACTGCGGTACGCAGAGAAGCGGTTCTTGCACTAAAGCGACTAGGCGCCAAACAATCGGTTCCGGCGCTTGCAGAAGCATTAAAGACCGAAACCGATCCGGATGTAAAATATGATATAGCGCGGGCTTTCGGAACACTTGGAGACCAAAGTACTGTTTTCACATTAAGTACTCTGCTTACGAAAGAAAAAAGCTGGTATGTGAAAAGTGGCTGTGTGGAGGCATTGGGGCACATTGGCAGCGATAAGGCTATGAATATCCTGGCGAAGATTTTGGTTACTGATGCCGGGGAAGACGCTATATGGGCACGAACAAAGGCTGCATGGGCATTGGCTGCGATTGGGGAAAAATCCATTCCTTTGTTGACAGCTGCGCTGAACGACAATGAGGAAGTGACGAGACGCAGGGCGGGATGGGCGCTGGTAAAGATTGGTAGTCCTTCAACAAAGGCGTTAATTGCCTCATTGCGTGAAATTAACAAGTATGCAAGGGAACGTGCAGCACAAATCCTTGGTTGGATTGGCGACGAAAGAGCGGTTACTTCACTCATATGGGCGCTCAAGGATAAAGAACCGTCTGTTGTGGGTTCTGCAGCCTGGGCATTGGGCAGGATTGGCAATCCCAAAGCGCTTTCCGCGCTCCATGGTCTGATCAATAATAATAACGAAGATGTCAGAGCGAATGCGGTTGAGGCTGTGGAAAGAATCGTGGCAAAAACAGAAAAAACGGCCTATTATACAGAACCTGCACAAAAACCATAAAACGTGGTTGATTAATGCGTAATTTTTCAATATTATAGTATTTTAATTTGCATTAAAAATACTTAAGAAAGGTCTTGTTTCGATGAAACGCAGCCTTGTATATCTTGTGGGTGCAGGTCCGGGTGACCCACGACTTATTACCGTAAAAGGCCTGGAATGTATAAAAAAAGCTGATGTAATCATATATGATTATCTGGTAAACATAGACCTCCTCAAAGCCGCCAGGCCTGATGCAGAATTTATCTATGTCGGCAAACAGGGAGGCGCGCACACCCTCGAACAAGACGAGATTAATCAATTGCTTGTGAAAAAGGCGCTGGAAGACAAAATAGTTACCCGGCTAAAAGGTGGCGATCCGTACGTCTTCGGACGCGGTGGAGAAGAGGCGCTGGTGCTCCATGAAAACCGCGTGCCTTTTGAGGTAGTTCCTGGCATTACTGCGGCCATCGCGACTCCTAATTATGCAGGTATCCCTGTTACCCATCGTGACTTTACCTCCACTTTTGGACTAATCACCGGGCACGAAGACCCCACAAAAGACGAAAGCTCAATCGATTGGGCAAAGATAAGCACCGGAATCGGTACACTCGCATTTTATATGGGGATCAAAAACCTTCCGTATATTACCGGACAGCTCATGAAACACGGCCGTTCCAAAGATACCCCTGTTGCCGTGATTCGATGGGGGACCACGCCACAGCAAAAGACGGTGGTGGGAACGCTGGATACAATTGTACAAAAAGCCAAGGATATCCGCCCGCCTGCAATTACCATAGTTGGTGAAGTAGTAAAACTGCGGGAACAACTCAACTGGTTTGAGACCAAGCCGTTATTCGGAAAGACGATCGTCGTGACACGTTCGAGGGAGCAGGCGAGTGAATTTGCAGATCAATTATACGAACATGGCGCGCAGGTCATCGAATTTCCTACCATTGAGATTACAAAACCTGATGCTGTTCAACCCCTGGATGAAGCTATAAACAGCATCCAATCCTATGATTGGCTTGTTTTTACGAGTATCAATGGTGCCGATGCTTTTTTTCAGCGGCTGTTCGAACTGGGAAAGGATATTCGTGATCTTAAAGGCATTAAGGTTTGTGCTATTGGGCCGGCAACAGAAGGTGGTATTGAAAAGTACCATATAAAGGTCGATTGCAGACCGCCGAAGTTTGTTGCGGAGTCTGTGGTAGAGGAATTAAAGAAAATAACGGGTATAAAGGGCGAAAAATTCCTGTTGCCTAGGGCAGATATTGCCAGAAGCTTTCTCCCCGAAGAGCTTCAAAAGTTAGGGGGAGAGGTGACCGATTTAGTAGCTTACAAGACCATCATGGCACAACCGAGGAATATCAATCTTGTTGACAAGATTAAAAACGGAGAAATTCATATTATCACGTTTACCAGCTCCTCGACCGTCAGGAATTTTGCGCAAATTGTCGGTGAGAAAAACATTGCTGCGTTGAATGGGCACGTGCAGTTTGCCAGCATTGGCCCAATTACCACACAAACAGCGGAGGATGTGGGACTTCGCGTTACGATCCGGGCTGATGAATATACCATTCCCGGATTAGTCAGCGCTATCCTGAAAAGCGTCACTTCCGCTACCATCCAAAACAGCTATAAATCATTATGATGCGAATCGTAACTTCTGTTTTGTTGAAGGGAAATTTTATACGGCCTGATGTCTGGTAAAATTTCTGTTAACAATTGAAGAGGTAGAATGATTGAAGAAGTAAAAGACAGGATATTTGCTGTTTTAGATGGATCATCAAACGATAATTTATTTAACAGGATATTCCATCTTTCCATTATGGCATTGATTTCCCTTAACGTCCTTGCCGTTGTTTTGGAAACAGTAGAAAGTCTTTCATCTCAATACGTGATTTTTTTTAAAACATTTGAGGTGTTTTCAGTGTCAGTGTTCACTCTCGAATACCTTTTCCGAATGTGGACTTGTACTGTGGACACCCGGTTTCATGGCGCTATTAACGGGAGAATCAGATTTGCGGTGACACCTTTTGCCCTTGTGGATTTGATGGCGGTTTTGCCATTCTACGTACCGATGTTTCTTCCCCTCGATTTGAGATTTATAAGGGCATTACGGCTTTTTCGTTTGTTTCGCATCCTGAAAATGGGAAGATATTCTGAGTCTTTGAGAATGCTGGGAAATGTGCTGAGAGAAAAGAAGGAAGAGCTGCTAATTACGATATTTGGGGTACTGATTCTGCTGGTGATTACCTCGAGCCTGATGTACTTTATTGAAAATGAGGCACAGCCGGATGCCTTTTCGAGTATCCCGGCGGCAATGTGGTGGGGGGTGGCTACCTTAACCACGGTTGGCTATGGAGACGTTTATCCCGTAACTCCTCTGGGAAAGTTTTTGGGGGCGATAATTGCTCTCCTGGGGATTGGAACACTTGCAGTTCCAGCAGGGATACTTACTTCCGGTTTTGCTGAGAAAATTCAAAGAAAGTATAGAAAAAGCACCATATGCCCGCATTGCAGAAAAGAGATTGATGAACCGAAGGAAAAGTTGCCTGGCAGCAAACAAATAGGATGGTAGGGAAGAGATGTTCCGCCGTCTTTCAAAAGAAAAGGAATTTAAAATAGATAAATCTACCTATGCTTGCCGGCTTTTGTCATTTCTCCGGAGATTTACTATGGAGTATTAAACAGGCGTTTACTAATCATTGTCAGAACCTTTTCATGAAATTTTGCAATCTCCGAAAATTGTTTGTTCCCAAAAAGGACAACAAGAGGAGAAAAAAGGATCGTATTTCTGCCGGATAGATTCTCATCGCTGATAAAAAACATTTCCGGCCCTTCTTTGTATTTTCACTACTGCAATAAAGCACACCAAGACGAATATGATATTGACTGTAAGCTTTACGATTAGAAGAAAAGATGTTGCTGTATCTTTCCAACATTAATTCAATTCCCCTTATTCTTGTCTTAGCATTAGCGGAAATATTGTTTTTGTGAATATGGTACTTTACCAGGGGTTTTTCAATATATTCAAAGTAAAATTCTTTCGAAATGCGAATCCACAGATCATAATCTGTCGGGTAGGGTATCATTTTATCAAACAACCCTATTCTTTCAAAGCATATCCTCCGTATCATAACTGTCGATGGCACTCCAACATAGTTTTTGATAAGAAGAAACTTATAAATATCGCCTTTTTTGGAAGGACGCCTTTTTTTTAATATTTTCTGACTTGTTAAGTCTACTTCAACATAGCCACTATACACCACACCAACCCTTGTTGGGCTATTTTTTAATAAATCAACCTGTAATGTCAATTTCTCTGGCAGCCATTCATCATCATCATCTAAAAATGCAATATATTCAGAATCGGAATTCATTATTCCGGTATTCCTAGCCTCTGCTTCGCCTTTGTTTATTTCGTTACGTATATATTTTATTCTCTTGTTATTCAGTTTACTCACAATCTCCGGGGTATTATCCCCGGAACAATCATCTACCACGATTATCTCAAAATCCTGAAATGTTTGATTTAAAACACTTGTAATTGCAGAGTACAGAAGCTCTGAACGATTATGGGTAGGAATAATTACACTAACTTTAGACACTTGTAGCTCCCCCCGGAGGGTCCCCCTTATAAATTCTTCTCACGTAATAATATCGGAAGATTTACAAAAATATTATAAAATAATAATGCAACTGAAGACGCAAGACAAATTTTAGAAAATAGTAACTAAATGGAATATGAGATGTATCGGTCTTTAAAAACATCTGAGTGTATTTGCCTTATCGGGCATTTGCTCCGGTATGGCTATCGATTCCTGGTTTGCCGGTATATATAGTCTCCTGTGTCCTTCACGCCCTGCACGCCGGAGCGACAGCCAGAATGCAAAAGGCCCGGTTAGATTACCAATAATTTCGATTATAAGAAGTGGCAACGGATAGATATTTCTGCCATAGAAGCGATGTATGATCCGCCGGAGATGCGTTATTGGCAACTCTAGCAACAGTCGCAACAGTGCACGCAAATCGCCATCGAAAATCAGTGTGGCAAGATGATAGGCAACCTGTCCCTTCCCATAGTTGTAAAGATGATGGCGCAGAGACGGCATATTGGGGTAATACCTGCTCCACACATAAGCGTCTGGCTCATAGACAAGTGTATAGCCTGCCTTGAGTACCTTATAGAAGAGATATACATCCTCGCCGCCACCTGAAGGCGTGCCAGGCCCCAGCGTTTCGTCCATCAGGCCTATTCCGGGATTTCTGAAGATACTGGCACGTAACGCTGCATTGGTTGTTGCGCCAAGCTTTCCTATGGGTACAGCGCGGCGCCAAAACGATTTAAGCCAGTCCCCGTCTGCCTCCAATGGCTCAAAGCCGTATCTGAATTCTTCGTGGATATCAAAGAATCTTTGCGATCTGGTTTCGAGTTCGGCTGGCAAAATATTGCCAGTAACAACCATAACATCGCTGCGGCCAAACGGTGCAACCAGTTTTTCTAACCAATCTGGCGGCATTGCCACATCGTCATTGATAGTGATAACAATCTTGCCCTTGCTCATCATGAAACCTTTATTTCTGGCGCAAGCCAGCCCCCCGAACGGTTCGTTTATCAGCATGACCGCGGAAAACTCAGCAACCACAGGTGCAGTCAG contains:
- the lptC gene encoding LPS export ABC transporter periplasmic protein LptC; amino-acid sequence: MTIRRYILIGIPVACILSVIGSLVISKPKKEIGNQKEIPSPQKQVRNISTITGTDTVTQTVQGLTMPNYDEQGKEVVIMRGENTILLNDNVYKIIAPEIEVLDSTRPESETYSFLITSNTGEMNKTSDEGYLSDNVVVHIDPETQLNTDYLRYLPEKKFVYTDDPVAINGKGVKIVGQGCEIDLINKKMWIKKDAEMEMDGVKNDLFFLSQDSAQQTAQNQSDENGTREMPFEKTFIRSSGQLIFDRHPDANIMTFNDNVEIKKGSSTVFSDKLVVFLDPETKKTKQAIASGNVLASQGTKIAKGSFLTWDVNTQSAILEDAQKAEFVEDNLNIDAQKMIFYKDMGKIDVPSSGSLKATMKEKEGKKKAFAETGNDDKNIRVKWDGKMNFLDDTREANFEKNVEVRKENSTLSCDNLKVTFNDHDYNLQTLKATEKIHILDKKGNLFKEAVGDQATWDVKNKVTILRGQPFALLREGNKRQILAPRVLFYEDGRKVLCEGKGSLYEKGEEKLFNENTEETDIKVNWAKKMIYYDALKKTSFYEVVEVTRGGQKLNGDQIDAYLGRDNKITKIIATGNVYFFSKSLSGSEGLGSLFTWDLVKNVAILTGNPNAELRKEGSRTFSEKVYFDMAKNRVTWEGRPHWQLISKETKSSEK
- a CDS encoding HEAT repeat domain-containing protein — protein: MRYIPIAISFLLTFPVVSVFAQDTRQVEIFARHGVLEDVPENTFAALERVAELGIDGIEIDIRQTKDNQLILMCDETIDRTTDGKGRVDQLLYAEIQQYDAGLWRGIAFRKERVPLLSDVLKFCKVNDLKLILNAKQACLEKQVLDLVNKFGMSSQVYLWGTLRNLNTEDAESYGKELVFVSPEEMAEEKINLIHEEKKYAFSVILENDDRKTIKECVKRGADVILVDYPCVAMDILNMKSQINVKGRPGKREISGSRQDANNNAGYLQGQVKNLVKTMEGADSDKAKTAAMALMVLPQRYTAPPLLKLLEDKKPQVKQNAAWALGFCGDDSIAAYVQDLLKDKNTAVRREAVLALKRLGAKQSVPALAEALKTETDPDVKYDIARAFGTLGDQSTVFTLSTLLTKEKSWYVKSGCVEALGHIGSDKAMNILAKILVTDAGEDAIWARTKAAWALAAIGEKSIPLLTAALNDNEEVTRRRAGWALVKIGSPSTKALIASLREINKYARERAAQILGWIGDERAVTSLIWALKDKEPSVVGSAAWALGRIGNPKALSALHGLINNNNEDVRANAVEAVERIVAKTEKTAYYTEPAQKP
- the cobA gene encoding uroporphyrinogen-III C-methyltransferase, which produces MKRSLVYLVGAGPGDPRLITVKGLECIKKADVIIYDYLVNIDLLKAARPDAEFIYVGKQGGAHTLEQDEINQLLVKKALEDKIVTRLKGGDPYVFGRGGEEALVLHENRVPFEVVPGITAAIATPNYAGIPVTHRDFTSTFGLITGHEDPTKDESSIDWAKISTGIGTLAFYMGIKNLPYITGQLMKHGRSKDTPVAVIRWGTTPQQKTVVGTLDTIVQKAKDIRPPAITIVGEVVKLREQLNWFETKPLFGKTIVVTRSREQASEFADQLYEHGAQVIEFPTIEITKPDAVQPLDEAINSIQSYDWLVFTSINGADAFFQRLFELGKDIRDLKGIKVCAIGPATEGGIEKYHIKVDCRPPKFVAESVVEELKKITGIKGEKFLLPRADIARSFLPEELQKLGGEVTDLVAYKTIMAQPRNINLVDKIKNGEIHIITFTSSSTVRNFAQIVGEKNIAALNGHVQFASIGPITTQTAEDVGLRVTIRADEYTIPGLVSAILKSVTSATIQNSYKSL
- a CDS encoding ion transporter, with the protein product MIEEVKDRIFAVLDGSSNDNLFNRIFHLSIMALISLNVLAVVLETVESLSSQYVIFFKTFEVFSVSVFTLEYLFRMWTCTVDTRFHGAINGRIRFAVTPFALVDLMAVLPFYVPMFLPLDLRFIRALRLFRLFRILKMGRYSESLRMLGNVLREKKEELLITIFGVLILLVITSSLMYFIENEAQPDAFSSIPAAMWWGVATLTTVGYGDVYPVTPLGKFLGAIIALLGIGTLAVPAGILTSGFAEKIQRKYRKSTICPHCRKEIDEPKEKLPGSKQIGW
- a CDS encoding glycosyltransferase family 2 protein encodes the protein MSKVSVIIPTHNRSELLYSAITSVLNQTFQDFEIIVVDDCSGDNTPEIVSKLNNKRIKYIRNEINKGEAEARNTGIMNSDSEYIAFLDDDDEWLPEKLTLQVDLLKNSPTRVGVVYSGYVEVDLTSQKILKKRRPSKKGDIYKFLLIKNYVGVPSTVMIRRICFERIGLFDKMIPYPTDYDLWIRISKEFYFEYIEKPLVKYHIHKNNISANAKTRIRGIELMLERYSNIFSSNRKAYSQYHIRLGVLYCSSENTKKGRKCFLSAMRIYPAEIRSFFLLLLSFLGTNNFRRLQNFMKRF